Genomic window (Saccharothrix australiensis):
GGTTCCGTCCCGGCCGCGCGGGACGCGGAGAACGGGTACTCCAGCGCGCGGGTCGCGGTGACGCAGGCCGCCCCGAGCAGCAGGGCCGCGCCCCTGCCCGGACGGGACACGAGGGAGAGCCCGACGGCGACCAGCACGGCCACGAGGGCGATCAGCAGGCCCCACGAGCCGACCCGCAGGCCGAACGCCGTGATCGGCACGTAGCCGGGCGCCGCCAGCACCGGCAGCGCGAACGCGCCGACCGCGACCAGCCCGGCCGTCAGCGCGGCGGCGAGCAGCGGCAGCGGCGGCGACGTCCGGTCCGCGCCCTCCTCGTCCCGCTCGACCGCGCCGGCCAGCGCGGCGGTGCTCGCCGCCGCGCCGGCGAGGAGCACGGCCAGCGCGGTGAACCACACGCCCGGACCCGGTCCGACCGACGGCACCTTGGCGGCGTTGAGCGCGGCGTCCAGCGCCTGCCCGGCGGCGAGCGGGACGGCCGCGAGCGCGACGGCGAACGCCGGGCGGGCCTTGGGCAGCAGCGCCGTCAGCGCCACGGCGACCGCCGCCGGCCAGAGCAGGCGGGCGGCGTAGTCGGTCGGCGGCGTCACGCCCGCCGGCACGTCGAGGTGTCGGGTGAGCGCGCCGAGCGCGGCGCACGCCCCGGTCGCGACGCCCAGGACCGCGGCGATCAGGTGCAGCCGGCGGCGGCCGGGCAGCGCGAGGTCGTGCCCGGCCCGGCCGGTGGCGGGCCACGCCAGGGCCACCGCCGCGCCCAGCACCAGGAACGGCCCCGGCGCGGCGTCGACCCGGTCCACGGCGACGGCGGTCGCGAGGCCGGGCGCGGCGAGCGCGACCAGGACGGCGGCGATGCCGAGCAGGCCGCCCCGGCGGGCGTCCGGGTCGCCCGAGCTGGCCGACAGCACCGCCAGGACGGGCGCGGCGAGCGCCACGAGCAACCCGCCGGCGAGCGCGGGCAGCGGGGCGTCCAGCGGCCCGCCGGCCGGGATGAACGCGTCGGAGGAACCGAACGGGGCCATGCACAGGCCGACCGCGCCGACGACACCCGCCGTCGCCGGGAGGCCGAACCGCTCGGACCGGCCGCCCTCCGGTTCGGTCCGGGCGGTGGCGGCGACGAGGCCCGCGGCGGCGGTGAGGACGTGGCCCGCGAGCAGCACCCACAGGCCGGCGGCCGGGCCCGGCGCGGTCAGCGCGGTCGGGAGGTACAGCTCGGGCCTGGCCGCGGTGAGCGGGTCCGCCAGGACCTGGAGGTCGACCAGGAACCGGCCCACCGCGAAGACGCCCGCGGGCACGAGCGCGGCGGCGGCCGTCGTCGTCGCGCGGCGGCTCAGGAAGAAGGCGGCCACGCCGACCGGGAGCAGGGCGAGGGCGGCGAGCAGCGGCCACGCGGTGTACGCGGGCGGCGCGCTGCCGTCGACCACCGGCAGCGCGGCCCCGACCGCGCCGCACAGCGCGCCCGCCGCCGCGAACCCGAACGCCGTGCGGAGCCTGCTCGACGCCGGGGGCGCCGCTTCAGCGGTGCGGATCACCGGCCCGACGCTAGCAAACGGCGGTGGAGCGGCCCGGCATGTCCACGACCGCCGTCGGGTAGTCCCGTTTCGTGGAAATCTCACCTACTTTCAGCCTCATGGGTGGCGCGCGGTCGATCTTCGAGCGGGTCGGTACCGGGCTCCGGGCTGGGGTGGGCGCGGTCCGCGACGCGGTCGGCACCGGGACCGACGCCGTGCGGGACGCGGTCGGGACCGGGGCGGACGCCCTCCGGGACGCGGTCGGGTCCGGCGTCGACGCGGTGCGCGACGCGGTGGGCACGGGGACCGACGCCGTCGCGGTGGGCACCGGGACGGACGTGGTGGGCACCGGGACGGACGTGGTGGGCACCGACGCCGACACCGTGCGCGACGCGGTCGGGATCGGCACCGTCCGCGACGCGGTGGGCGCGAGGGCCGACGCGGTCCGCCAGGCGGTCGGCGCGGGCGCGGACGTGGTCGGCGGCGTCCTGGGCGGGGTGGCCGGTGTCGCGCGCGGCGTCGCGACGCCCGGCGGCGTGCGCGGCGCCGTGGTGGAAGCGGCGTGGCTGGCCGCGCACGCGGTGCTCTACCCGTGGGGCGCGCTGGAGCAGCGGTGGCGGCCCGAGGGGCACCTCCGGCACTACCGCACCGACCGGCTCTCGCCGCGGCGGCGCGGCCTGCTGGTTTCGGCGATGGACGCGGCGGGCACCCCGATCGTGCTGGTGCACGGCATCGGGGACAACCGGTCCGCCTTCGCAGTGCTGTCGGGGGCGCTGCGGAGGCGCGGCTTCGGGGTGGTGCACGCCGTCAACTTCAGCGTGCTGACCGCGCTGACCGGCGACGTCCGGCGGTCGGCCGCGCTGCTCGGCGAGCACGTCGAGCGGATCTGCGAGCAGACCGGGTCCGACCGGGTCCACGTCGTGGGCCACTCGCTGGGCGGCCTGATCGCCCGTTACTACGTGCAGCGCCTGCGCGGCGACGCCCGCGTGCGCACGTTGATCACCCTGGGCACCCCGCACGGCGGGACGCTGGCCGCCTACCTCTTCCCCACCTCGCTGACCCGCCAGCTGCGCCCCGGTTCGGAGCTCCTGTCCGAGCTGGCCGCGCCCTGCCCGCCGTGCCGGACCCGGTTCGTGGTCGTGTGGAGCGAGCTGGACCAGGTCGTGATCCCGCAGCGGCACGCCCGGTTGGAGCACCCCTCGTTGCTCGTCGAGGAGCACCAGATACGTGATTCAGGTCACCTTTCACTACCGGTCGATACTCGCACTGTGCACGTGATCGTGACGGCGGCCACTCGTCCGCAGGACACCGAGAACCACCCCATCGTGCCTGTAAGTGAGGGTTTCGCGAGCGCGACTTCGACCGACCGTCACCTCGCCCCACCCCTGCCCTCCCCCTGACCGCTAATCGGTAGACATCGCGGTCAGGGATTGCCTACGAGGCTCTCGCCCCGTTACTGTCCCCCGGTCCGTTGTCACGGTCTGGTCACAAGCAGGACAACGAGCCGGTACCCCGACTGGCTCAACCGGGTTCCCCCGCCCGGTGTCGACCGGACTCCCCGAAGACGGA
Coding sequences:
- a CDS encoding esterase/lipase family protein — its product is MGGARSIFERVGTGLRAGVGAVRDAVGTGTDAVRDAVGTGADALRDAVGSGVDAVRDAVGTGTDAVAVGTGTDVVGTGTDVVGTDADTVRDAVGIGTVRDAVGARADAVRQAVGAGADVVGGVLGGVAGVARGVATPGGVRGAVVEAAWLAAHAVLYPWGALEQRWRPEGHLRHYRTDRLSPRRRGLLVSAMDAAGTPIVLVHGIGDNRSAFAVLSGALRRRGFGVVHAVNFSVLTALTGDVRRSAALLGEHVERICEQTGSDRVHVVGHSLGGLIARYYVQRLRGDARVRTLITLGTPHGGTLAAYLFPTSLTRQLRPGSELLSELAAPCPPCRTRFVVVWSELDQVVIPQRHARLEHPSLLVEEHQIRDSGHLSLPVDTRTVHVIVTAATRPQDTENHPIVPVSEGFASATSTDRHLAPPLPSP